The Candidatus Eremiobacteraceae bacterium DNA window GCTGCTCCATCAATGGTGGTTTGCGCTTGTCGTGACCCTTGGGGGAACGTATGTACTGGTCGCAGGCGCGATCGCACTGCGGATCCCCGAAACGCGCCCCTCGGGCGTCGCTTCCCTCGGTGGATCGGTGCTCGCAGCATCGTTCGCGTTCGCCGCTTTTCTCGGCGGGCAACCCGAGCGGGTGCCGGGCGCCCCTGGGCAGACGTACAGACCGGCCCATTCTACCGGCGTCGCAATAGCGTTTCCCGCCGTCGAGCCGCCGACGAAAGCCGGCATTCTATGGCCCGGCACCGTCGACGTGCAGGCACCATTCGGATCGCAAACCGCGTCGCCGGGGCAGATCGTCCGGGCCGGTGCGTTCGTTCTCAAGGTCGACTCGGGTCCGATCGCACTAGTCGACACCCGGTCGGCGAACGGCGAACCGGTCACCGTCACGCAGCCGAACGGCGCGGACTTCCTTTCCCCTTATCTGACGTTCGCGGGTCTCGACGGCGATAAGCCCGAGGACTATTTCGCGGTGCCGGCCGTCCACCGCACCATCCAAGTCGACTACTGGCCCGGACTGCCGTCGCGCGGCATCAACGTGCCGTTTCTCGTCATGCGCATCGCCGAAGAGAACGGCGGAACGCTTTTCGAAGGCGTCGCGGTTTCCGGCCGCCCGCTCAAACGCGCCGGCCTCATCCTGACGTTCACGCTCGGCCAGTATCCGACCGTGACAGCGTCGAGCGCGCCGCCGCTGCTCGTCTTCTGGGCCGGCGTCGCGATGGTCGTCGCGGGCGTCGCCCTGCAAGGCGTGCGGACTATGAGGAGCCGGCCATGAGCGTGACCGCGATCTTAGCGCGGCTTGTTTTCACAGGGCCCGAGCTGCGTCCGATCCGCAACGGCTGCGTCGTCGTCGAAGGCGACCGGATCGTAGCGGTCGGTCCTCGTTCGTCGCTCGCCAAGCGCGCGCTCGACGGGAGCACGATCGATCTCGGCGATGCGGCGCTTCTGCCAGGCTTCATCAACCTCCACGTCCATCTCGATTTCGACGGCAACCCGGATTTTCTCAACGCAGCGAAACTCATCGACGAACAGACGTCGACATTGCTCGCGGTCGATTCTGCCGCGCGCGCGCTCGCTGCAGGCGTCACGACGGTCCGCGATCTCGGCAACAAGTACGCAGTCGCGATCGCGCTGCGCGAGGCCTCGGCGAAGGGATGGATCCGCGCGCCGCGGATCGTCGCCGCCGGCAAGGCGATCTGCATGACGGGCGGCCACGGGTGGTTCATCGGTCTCGAGTCCGACGGCCCGCACGACATGCGCAAGGCGGTGCGCCAGAACCTCAAGCTCGGCGCCGACTGCATCAAAGTCATCGCGACCGGCGGCGTCCTTTCTCCGGGCGTCGAGGTCGGCTCGGCGCAGCTCGACGAGGATGAGCTCGTCGTCGCGGTTCGCGAGGCGCACAAAGCCGGACGCCGCGTCGCGGCGCACGCGATCGCGAACGTCGGCATCAAGAACGCGCTTCGCGCCGGCGTCGAC harbors:
- a CDS encoding amidohydrolase family protein is translated as MSVTAILARLVFTGPELRPIRNGCVVVEGDRIVAVGPRSSLAKRALDGSTIDLGDAALLPGFINLHVHLDFDGNPDFLNAAKLIDEQTSTLLAVDSAARALAAGVTTVRDLGNKYAVAIALREASAKGWIRAPRIVAAGKAICMTGGHGWFIGLESDGPHDMRKAVRQNLKLGADCIKVIATGGVLSPGVEVGSAQLDEDELVVAVREAHKAGRRVAAHAIANVGIKNALRAGVDTIEHGCYLDDEAVDMMKKRGAWYVPTLRAPQAMYGLEGLAPYVVRKVNQVYDAHRESFKLALKKGVKIATGTDAGTPFNGHGDYAIEMRLMTELGMSAERALRAGTVDAADALGIKGEIGEITAGACADLVAIDGDPLRDIGATRRVRAVVSRGRMSTT